AAAACTTTAGTGTCATCTGCTGGTCTCTACTTCACAGGAGTTTATTTTCCACTGACCAATGAAGAGAAGTGAGTGACGGGGCCAGGCCTATACCCAGTGCTCAGTGACTGCAAGACACCCACCAGCTGGTGGAGGAAATGGTCCTCCCTGCCCAAGATGATGCCTTCATAAACTTTCTAGACACAAAAATGCTCCTTGgtggacaatttttaaaaaaacatatggaGAGAGCCATGTGGATCATCTATTTATGTTGTCACAGAAAATATAcagatacaaataaatttaaatatcagtGGGCAGACGGGAGATCACAGGAAGAATTTTgacctttgttattttttaagataagcaGAAATTCATGgcaattcttattttttcaataacCATATAATAGCATCATGCCTACCTCCTGCCTCCTGAATATGGCCCGGGAAGCCAGTTACCAACTCTGCCAGCCTCTTAACAATGTAGGAGGAGTTGGAGACAACCTCAAACCGAGGACTGCCTGCCAGTCCCCTCTCAGTGGGAACTCCTGTCCCTGCTCCAGTGTTCCGCCCTTACCCGCAGTTGTCTTTTCCCTTCAAAGAGCAGGATGCTTGCAGCCATGGCTGAGTTTAGGCTGTCCACACCAGGCACGACGGGAATCACCAGCCTCTTGCCCCCAGTGTTCTCGGCCAATTGCAGGGACTCCAGGCTCACACCGTGGGTCTCCCCACCTATCACCACAGCTGCTGGTGCCTCTGTCCAGTCCAAGTCATAACTCTGGACCTCAAGTTCAGGGAGCCAGCCTTTACTGGCTCCAGTTTCTAGATCCACCTCTTCCTCATACTTGTGAAGCTTCGAGAGCTGTCGGTCACATACCCAGCCATGGTCACTGGCTTTATTAGATGTCTGGGCCTGGGCATAAAGACCACAGTTGTCAGCCACGTAGACCCGGGTGTCGGTGGGCAGGTAGTTGGGTACTGTTTCCCAGTCCAGATTGTTGATGATGGGCACCTGGAAATGCGCACCCATACCTGCACGCAGCACTTTGGGCTCCCAGGCATCCACACACcctagaaaataaaagacaggatCCAATTAAGATTACAAACCTTCCCAGACAAAGGGACTGTAGAGTAAATCAGATTAATTCTGGATCAGGCGATAAAGCAAAAAATGTCCTACTGTAGCCTTCTTGATAGCTGGGACTTCTGCCATCCCACCTATGGCAATGTCCAGCAAAGGGACTGTAGGATTAATTCCTGCTGGTGCTGCAACAGATTTTATCCATCTTTTCAACATTTACCATCCAcaggtgccagacactgtacgGGAGATGCACAGAGCATTAAAAGTCCCCAACCTCAAGGAGCTTGAGGTACAGTGGACAATGGTGTCGGGATGATATTTAAACAGGGGACTACAATATCAGTAATAACTGACGTAAAAGAAGCGTGAACAGGGTAATAGAAACCCTTGTACAAAACAGGGCCACCAGGAAAAACATCCTAGAGAACATGATGCTGAGTTGGATCTTGAAGGACCAGAGGGTCTTGTCAGAGAAAGGCCCAGACAGAGGACAAAGTTACAGCAGGGGGAAGAGTACCACAGTCCAGGAAGGTGGATCAGGCCCATTAATGGGTGGGGGTGTGGtgggagaggagatgggaggcAGGCAAGGACCAATTTTCCAGGAGGCTGGGTATGCCAGGCTGAGTTGTTTCGGATTTTATCCAGAAGACAATATAATGCCATTGAAGGATTTTTAGCAAAGTAGTGACAGACTCtggtttatgttttaaaaatacccatTTGTCTTCAATGTTAAATCTGGATTGAAGCAGGGAAGACTAGGCCCGAGATGGGGAAATGAGACCAGAGGCACTTACAGCAATCCAGGGAGAAGCAAGGCAACAGCCTTGTtgttcacacacacaccttcTCTCATGCTGTAGTAAGAAGGCTAAAAGAATTATTCTTTTACGTACAGTCACATGCTAAGCCCAACCACTTCTATACACTGGCAGACACCTCGCCTTTCCCAGGACCAGCGCACCACATATCTACCACTCTCCCTTGACTTGTTAGCATGAGTCTCCTCATtacaagttatttaaaaaattaatctgtcAAATTTAGGATAAATTAAGTAggcaaaccaaatttaaaaagaaaaattagacatgGAGCATGTAACATTGCCCACACATATCCCCAACCATGGGTTTTCCCAATCACtgcagggaaggagagatgggagACAGGCTATATGCCAAGAGGGTGGGGGCAAGGGAGGGACAGAAAAGGGGCCCAGACTCATGACAGGAGCTGTCTACCTGGTGGGGAGTAAGGGACAGGATGAGCCTTCTCCCCTCATCCTCATGTCCTGGATAGTGGGCACCACACCTAGTGTTCCCtactctttccctccctcttatGCAGCAGTCACCAGCATCAGTGTGGGAACCACAGTGCTTGGATTCTATAGCTACATTTCCAAAACCACACCTGCTCTCAGAACTCTCAACAATGAGGTGGGTAAATGGGGTATGTATGATGGAACCCCAGCACCTAGCTCTCACACCAGCAGAGAAATACACTCCAACAAAGCGTGACTGGAAGAAGTGGCAGGAGCAATTTAGGCAAGTCTCAGCAATGCGTGCCACTATTAGTTTACACGGAATAGCAGCTTGAGCGCTTCTGATGAATGatcctttccctcccaccctcccctcaaGCTGTAATAGGCATTTTAGGCATGTCCCAACTGTTAGAGGAGTCTGTTTAGAACCAAGCCTACTAATCCCCATTTCTGATGAGAGGAGATGGAAATGTAATGAGGCTAATTTGTATGGGGGTGTGTGACCCATTCTGAAGCTAAGGGAAACATCATGATTTCATAATCACACTCTTAACAGATAGCATTCCTTTCACAGGATTCAGAACGTCAAGATTTACAAAGGTCTCATAATCCCAACAATTTGGGAACTCAAGACCATTAAATAAAGGATTTGAAACCAAGTGTTAAAACTGGcatctatttctttctctgattgattttaaattgtttctttaataACCTAGCAGgtgtcaaaataattttaaaagctaattaatatttgctgaattacttactgtatgccaggcacagtgctaagtactttatgtgcctcatctcacttaatccttaaaacaaccctACTAGGTAGATTCTGTTccgcccactttacagatgaggaaactgacactcagAATATTGCTCACGGACATCTAACTCAGTAAGGGCAGATACAAGATTCAGATCCATGCATGTCTGCCCACTGGGCCAGCTCACTTACAAATGGCCACTCCATCCACCCAGTAACAGGTGCTCTTACCCTTGGTGAGTAATACTTTGCTGCAGCCTGCCCCAGCAGCAGATCTCAGAATCGTCCCCAGGTTCCCAGGGTCACGGAGATTGTCACAAATCAACAATAAGGGTAGTGAATGGCGAAGCTGAGTCTCTGGGTATGTCATCTTAACATGGTCAGGTTTGGCAAAAATCCCTGAGGAAACAAAACAGGTGGTTCCCTTGTCTGATGTGGGCATGGGGAATAATTGgacttttcacttatttattattcTGTCTATATTCTTAATTAcctaaataatatatgaatacattctgactgaaaaaattcaaacataaagTCCTGCCACTGACACACACCCCCCATAACTGTTTTCAATCTTGGAATGTATTCTTTCACAACTTGTTCATGCATCTACCCACATATATGAACATCTACCCATATatatgtgcttttttcttttatatataaaaaaaaaaatcatactctATGTATCATTCTGTAACTAATTTAACTCTATAACATGTCTTAGAGAACTTACCATGTCAATACATTCACAGCTACTTATTCTTTTAACAGCTGCATGTTATTTTGTAACACAAATGTACcacatttatttagctcttcccCAACTGACTgacatttagtttattttcagtttttccctattaTAAACAACCCTGCAATGAACATTCCTGTATGACTCTttgtgcatatgtccacacactTCCcaaggaaaaatggataaacgAATTTTTATGGCGTGTGGataaatgaaatggataaatgGCATGTGGCACTCTTAATGTTAACAGATACTGCCAAACTGTGCTGCTCACAGGCTATTCTAGTTTATTCACACCAAGAACACATAAATACCTGTACCTAACCCATGAATGAAGGCAATGGAACGATATCAGGCAACTGTAAGCAGTAAAAAGATCCTGCACTTAAGAGTCACAGAGCCACAAGACCATTCATTGGGGCAGGGGGCCTTAGAAGTCCTTTAATTTCTACTTGAACAGCTGTGATGATAAGAACACTCTACTTCTGGAGGCTCCACTAAATTACTGGATTTTGGAGCTGTGCCTTAAGTCTGACAGGTACTGCTAGATCTTATCTATTTCTGCTTTTACCCCACCCTCTCAGATCTGAAACAAAACATGATAACGATAAGCTAAATAATACATATACTTAAAAGCCATTAAATGATGAAAGCAGTTATAATGACGAAGGGGGCTAAAGAAGTCCAGGATGGGTTGGCTACACGCCCAAAGTGGCAAGCACGGTAAAAACGAGCAATACTTTCACTGTAGCATGGAGTAATGATTAGAGAGGTGTAGCTAAAGAGATCACAGCAACTTAGAGTGTGTGGAGGACTTTAGTAGTCTAAGTCCCCACCTAGGGGAGAATTCTGAGCACAGAGGCACAGATCCCTGTGATTTGCTGGGTTACAGACATAAGAGATGATCCCCAGAATTTCCTCTCCCAACTAATAGCTGCACCATGAGCCCACTACAGGGAATACACATGCACAACTAGTATGAGAGGCTCTGGCTAAAcattagaatcttttttttttttctccaagattttatgtttcctttttctccccaaagccccctggtacacagctgtgtatttctagttgtgggtccttctagctgtgggatgcgGGACACTGCCctagcatagcctgatgagcggtgccatgtccgcacccaggatccaaacccgagaaaccctgggccgccgaagcagagcgtgcgaattcaaccacttggccacagggccggccccaaacgtTAGAATCTTGAAGATCACTCCCCCTGCCCCAACTGTCCCCTGCTATCCAAGAGAAACCTCTATACTTACTACCAGTCAATGCTCAAATCTTAACTATAACTCCAATGTCAAAAAAGTGTAAAGAATTTAGTTTTTCCATATTTAGAAAGAAGATTAAGTGCTAACAGACACCACAGTCTATTAGAATCGTAATTTAGATTCAGTCAAATGAAGACAAAGTTTCTTGTTCAATGGGTTAAACAAGGCAATAAATTGCAGCTTACTGCTCAGATCTGTTTCTAGAAGAAGGGGGTCAATGACAGACAGGTATTACCAGCCCAGCGGAGGTTTTGTGGAAATAGAGGGCTAAATCTTTTGgtaaacattttcttaatttttagttGGACATTGAAGGCTGAAGAAGTGACCTAAAAAATGTAAGGTTTGAGGAACAGTGTCTATCCCTAGAGATTACAAAGAGTCACAATACAAATGATGACAAAAAACTGACTTCACTTCCCACTGAAAATACTATAGGATGCACagatttgagaaatatatttttttgtgtcttAAGAAAAGACTAGGCAATAGTATTTTGAATTCGgcttaaataaaatttgttggggccggccccatggccgagtggttaggttcgcgtgctctgctttggcagccagggtttcgctggttcgaatactgggcagggacatggcaccactcatcaggccatgttgaggccgcatcccacatgacacaactagaaggacccacaactaaaatatacaactatgtactaggagggtttggggagaaaaaccaaaaaaaaacaaaaaaagttggTGCCCTCAGACAAGTATGGACAAATAATCCTAGGTCTTTACTTCTAGTGACATACTGTATAACCACTGACCCATTATTCCTTGTGGTGTTACTAGATCAGACCAATCCTTGATGTCCTCAAATTTCACCTTAATGAGGCTGACACCTTTCAGCTTATCAGTGGGCAGCTCCTTTATGTAGTCCAGACggctaaagaagaaaacttttggCACAGCACCAGCCTTGAGAGCGTCTGCAATCAATCTGCGACCTTC
The sequence above is drawn from the Equus przewalskii isolate Varuska chromosome 10, EquPr2, whole genome shotgun sequence genome and encodes:
- the MRM3 gene encoding rRNA methyltransferase 3, mitochondrial isoform X1, yielding MAALVKGLGQATRPLLPVVQSWDRDARRWVRALRRSPVKVVFPSGEVVERKLSPGKQPRKGVFEAGRHEQRLKQPLPVPPSQTPSTWEESGLRYDKALPGDKRLSSVMTIVKSRPFREKQGKILLEGRRLIADALKAGAVPKVFFFSRLDYIKELPTDKLKGVSLIKVKFEDIKDWSDLVTPQGIMGIFAKPDHVKMTYPETQLRHSLPLLLICDNLRDPGNLGTILRSAAGAGCSKVLLTKGCVDAWEPKVLRAGMGAHFQVPIINNLDWETVPNYLPTDTRVYVADNCGLYAQAQTSNKASDHGWVCDRQLSKLHKYEEEVDLETGASKGWLPELEVQSYDLDWTEAPAAVVIGGETHGVSLESLQLAENTGGKRLVIPVVPGVDSLNSAMAASILLFEGKRQLRVRAEHWSRDRSSH
- the MRM3 gene encoding rRNA methyltransferase 3, mitochondrial isoform X2, translated to MTYPETQLRHSLPLLLICDNLRDPGNLGTILRSAAGAGCSKVLLTKGCVDAWEPKVLRAGMGAHFQVPIINNLDWETVPNYLPTDTRVYVADNCGLYAQAQTSNKASDHGWVCDRQLSKLHKYEEEVDLETGASKGWLPELEVQSYDLDWTEAPAAVVIGGETHGVSLESLQLAENTGGKRLVIPVVPGVDSLNSAMAASILLFEGKRQLRVRAEHWSRDRSSH